In a single window of the Micromonospora inositola genome:
- a CDS encoding zinc-binding dehydrogenase encodes MPIMRAAYASSFDADNPLAALTVGDRPEPAHPQRDWVSVQVRASSLNHHDLWSLRGVGLGPDQLPMILGCDAVGTDPDGNEVVIYPVVPTPGDPRGMSILSEHFPGTFAERVAVPRMNLLPLPTGLAAADAACLPTAWLTAWRMLTTKGRVDDGESVLVQGAGGGVATAAVALGVALGKRVYATSRDAAKRERITELGATALEPGARLPERVDVVIETVGAATFDHSLKSAAPMARIVVSGATAGYEPKVNLRRVFAMQLEILGTSMGTPDELTELLAFCAERDVRPVIDSVVPFSRIEEAFARLASGDVFGKVVVDHTA; translated from the coding sequence GTGCCGATCATGCGTGCCGCCTATGCCTCGAGCTTCGACGCCGACAACCCGCTCGCCGCGCTCACCGTCGGCGACCGCCCCGAGCCGGCCCACCCGCAGCGGGACTGGGTCAGCGTGCAGGTGCGTGCCAGCTCGCTCAACCACCACGACCTCTGGTCGCTGCGCGGGGTGGGGCTCGGCCCGGACCAGCTGCCGATGATCCTCGGCTGCGACGCGGTCGGGACCGACCCGGACGGCAACGAGGTGGTCATCTACCCGGTGGTGCCCACCCCGGGCGACCCGCGCGGGATGTCCATCCTCTCCGAGCACTTCCCCGGTACCTTCGCCGAGCGGGTGGCCGTACCCCGGATGAACCTGCTGCCGCTGCCCACCGGCCTGGCGGCGGCCGACGCGGCGTGCCTGCCCACGGCCTGGCTGACCGCGTGGCGGATGCTCACCACCAAGGGCCGGGTCGACGACGGCGAGTCGGTGCTGGTCCAGGGGGCCGGTGGCGGCGTGGCCACCGCGGCCGTCGCGCTCGGCGTCGCGCTCGGCAAGCGGGTGTACGCGACCAGCCGGGACGCCGCCAAGCGGGAGCGGATCACCGAACTGGGCGCGACCGCGCTGGAACCCGGCGCGCGCCTGCCCGAGCGGGTCGACGTGGTGATCGAGACGGTCGGCGCGGCGACCTTCGACCACTCCCTGAAGTCGGCCGCGCCGATGGCCCGGATCGTCGTCTCCGGCGCCACCGCCGGCTACGAGCCCAAGGTCAACCTGCGTCGGGTCTTCGCCATGCAGCTGGAGATCCTGGGCACCTCGATGGGCACCCCGGACGAGCTGACCGAGCTGCTCGCGTTCTGCGCCGAGCGGGACGTGCGCCCGGTGATCGACAGCGTGGTGCCGTTCAGCCGGATCGAGGAGGCCTTCGCCCGCCTCGCCTCCGGTGACGTCTTCGGCAAGGTCGTCGTCGACCACACCGCCTGA
- a CDS encoding S24/S26 family peptidase, whose amino-acid sequence MRTPDDSAAPELRGPLVTVLVTGPSMFPTLRHGDSVLVRTGGRAVRPGDVVVAVFRSRPDLLVVKRAVRPQDGGWWLRGDNDLVADDSRAYGVADVRGRVVVRYWPRPGRVRRAWI is encoded by the coding sequence ATGCGCACCCCAGACGACTCCGCCGCGCCCGAGCTGCGCGGCCCGTTGGTGACCGTGCTGGTCACCGGACCCTCCATGTTCCCGACGCTGCGCCACGGCGACTCGGTGCTGGTGCGCACCGGGGGTCGGGCCGTCCGTCCGGGCGACGTGGTGGTGGCGGTCTTCCGCAGCCGCCCCGACCTGCTCGTCGTGAAGCGCGCGGTCCGCCCGCAGGACGGCGGTTGGTGGCTACGCGGCGACAACGACCTGGTCGCCGACGACTCCCGGGCGTACGGGGTGGCCGACGTCCGGGGCCGGGTGGTGGTCCGGTACTGGCCCCGGCCCGGTCGGGTGCGCCGCGCGTGGATATGA
- a CDS encoding ATP-binding protein — MTQLTGQPTTDDDVVHLTVPADGGYLGVLRTATAGLAARLQFALDEIEDLRIAVDEACAMLLAIATRNAELECRFAVTDDALTVEVTVPTVRGATLPSESSFAWKVLSALTTSAAAKAADGRATISLLTRRAAGY, encoded by the coding sequence GTGACTCAACTGACCGGCCAGCCGACGACCGACGACGACGTGGTGCACCTCACCGTGCCCGCCGACGGCGGTTACCTCGGCGTACTCCGTACCGCCACGGCGGGTCTCGCGGCCCGCCTCCAGTTCGCCCTCGACGAGATCGAGGACCTGCGCATCGCCGTCGACGAGGCGTGCGCCATGCTGCTCGCCATCGCCACCCGGAACGCCGAGTTGGAGTGCCGCTTCGCGGTCACCGACGACGCGCTGACCGTCGAGGTGACCGTGCCGACCGTCCGGGGCGCCACGCTCCCGTCCGAGTCGTCCTTCGCCTGGAAGGTGCTCAGCGCGCTGACCACCTCGGCGGCCGCGAAGGCGGCCGACGGTCGGGCCACCATCTCGCTGCTCACCCGCCGCGCCGCCGGCTACTGA
- a CDS encoding NAD(P)-dependent malic enzyme, which produces MSSSTVDPADPVFRLHVGGKMAVASTVPLTSREDLSLAYTPGVARVCEAIAADPALADDYTWVSHTVAVVTDGSAVLGLGNIGPRAALPVMEGKAVLFKQFAGVDAVPICLDTQDVDEIVTAVRALAPSFGGINLEDISAPRCFEVERRLDEALPIPVFHDDQHGTAIVVLAALRNAATLLNRKLGDLRVAVSGAGAAGVAVTKMLVAGGVNPDQVVVCDSKGIIGRHRELTGSKAELAEITNAEGRQGGITEALRGADVLVGVSGGQIPEAAVAGMAPGGIVFALANPTPEVHPEVAARHVAVVATGRSDYPNQINNVLAFPGVFRGALDARATRITEGMKVAAADAIAGVVAESLTAEAIVPSPLDPRVAPAVAEAVAEAARRDGVARR; this is translated from the coding sequence ATGTCTTCGTCCACCGTGGACCCCGCCGATCCCGTCTTCCGGCTGCACGTCGGCGGCAAGATGGCCGTCGCCTCGACCGTTCCGCTCACCAGCCGGGAGGATCTCTCCCTCGCGTACACCCCCGGCGTGGCCCGGGTGTGCGAGGCGATCGCCGCCGACCCCGCCCTCGCCGATGACTACACCTGGGTGTCGCACACCGTCGCCGTGGTCACCGACGGGTCCGCTGTACTCGGGCTGGGCAACATCGGCCCCCGCGCGGCGCTGCCGGTGATGGAGGGCAAGGCGGTGCTGTTCAAGCAGTTCGCCGGCGTGGACGCGGTGCCGATCTGCCTGGACACCCAGGACGTGGACGAGATCGTGACCGCGGTGCGGGCGCTCGCCCCGTCGTTCGGCGGGATCAACCTGGAGGACATCAGCGCTCCGCGCTGCTTCGAGGTGGAACGCCGGCTCGACGAGGCGCTGCCGATCCCGGTCTTCCACGACGACCAGCACGGCACCGCGATCGTGGTGCTGGCCGCGCTGCGTAACGCCGCCACCCTGCTCAACCGCAAGCTCGGCGACCTGCGGGTGGCGGTCAGCGGCGCCGGTGCGGCCGGGGTGGCGGTGACGAAGATGCTGGTCGCCGGGGGAGTGAACCCGGACCAGGTGGTGGTCTGCGATTCCAAGGGGATCATCGGCCGGCACCGCGAGCTGACCGGGAGCAAGGCCGAGCTGGCGGAGATCACCAACGCCGAGGGCCGGCAGGGCGGCATCACCGAGGCGCTGCGCGGCGCGGACGTCCTGGTCGGCGTCTCCGGCGGGCAGATCCCCGAGGCGGCGGTGGCCGGAATGGCGCCCGGGGGCATCGTCTTCGCGCTGGCCAACCCCACCCCCGAGGTGCACCCCGAGGTGGCCGCCCGGCACGTGGCGGTGGTGGCCACCGGTCGCAGCGACTACCCCAACCAGATCAACAACGTGCTCGCCTTCCCCGGCGTGTTCCGAGGTGCGCTGGACGCCCGGGCCACCCGGATCACCGAGGGGATGAAGGTGGCCGCCGCCGACGCGATCGCCGGCGTGGTCGCCGAGTCGCTGACCGCCGAGGCGATCGTGCCCTCCCCGCTGGACCCGCGGGTCGCCCCGGCGGTCGCCGAGGCGGTGGCCGAGGCCGCCCGCCGCGACGGCGTCGCCCGCCGCTGA
- the sodN gene encoding superoxide dismutase, Ni, with translation MRLPRILSPRVTASAHCDLPCGVYDPAQARIEAESVKMICEKYQANTDPEFRTRAIIIKEQRAELVKHHLWVLWTDYFKPAHFEKYPNLHMLFNEATKLAGASGAKGSVDPAKADGLLQKIDEISKIFWETKKA, from the coding sequence ATGCGCCTTCCTCGCATCCTTTCGCCCCGTGTGACCGCCAGCGCGCACTGCGACCTGCCGTGCGGCGTGTACGACCCGGCGCAGGCCCGGATCGAGGCCGAGTCGGTCAAAATGATCTGCGAGAAGTACCAGGCGAACACCGACCCCGAGTTCCGCACCCGGGCCATCATCATCAAGGAGCAGCGCGCCGAGCTGGTCAAGCACCACCTGTGGGTGCTGTGGACCGACTACTTCAAGCCGGCCCACTTCGAGAAGTACCCGAACCTGCACATGCTCTTCAACGAGGCCACCAAGCTCGCCGGCGCCAGCGGCGCCAAGGGCAGCGTCGACCCGGCCAAGGCCGACGGGCTGCTGCAGAAGATCGACGAGATCTCCAAGATCTTCTGGGAGACCAAGAAGGCGTGA
- a CDS encoding GNAT family N-acetyltransferase encodes MVHELAEYERAPEQCHLTAEQLTAALFGPAPALFGHVAVDGRDEPLGFALWFLNFSTWEGVHGIYLEDLYVRPAARGSGAGRLLLATLAAICVERGYRRLEWWMIKWNPAAGFYASIGAVQMDEWVPYRLAGPALYGLAAQATAVPPHPHT; translated from the coding sequence ATGGTGCACGAACTCGCCGAGTACGAGCGCGCCCCCGAGCAGTGCCACCTGACCGCCGAGCAGTTGACCGCCGCCCTGTTCGGGCCGGCCCCGGCGCTCTTCGGACACGTCGCGGTGGACGGCCGGGACGAGCCGCTCGGCTTCGCCCTCTGGTTCCTGAACTTCTCCACCTGGGAAGGCGTGCACGGCATCTACCTGGAGGACCTGTACGTGCGCCCGGCCGCCCGGGGCAGCGGCGCCGGTCGGCTGCTGCTGGCCACCCTCGCCGCGATCTGCGTCGAGCGGGGCTACCGCCGGCTCGAGTGGTGGATGATCAAGTGGAATCCGGCGGCCGGCTTCTACGCGTCCATCGGCGCGGTGCAGATGGACGAGTGGGTGCCGTACCGGCTCGCCGGCCCGGCGCTGTACGGCCTCGCCGCCCAGGCGACGGCCGTGCCCCCGCATCCGCACACCTGA